DNA sequence from the Thermodesulfatator atlanticus DSM 21156 genome:
AGACCAAACCCCTTTTTGCCAAAAGGATCGTCGTTACCAGAACCCGCGAGCAGGCAAGCCAGCTCCTTGAGATGTTGGAAGAACTTGGGGCTGAATGTTTGGAAATTCCCACAATCAAAATTGTCCCGCCTCCAAGTTTTGGGCCCCTTGAAGAGGCTATTGCAGACATAGATAGCTATGATTGGCTTATTTTTACCTCGGTAAACGGAGTAAAGATATTTTTTGAAAGGCTTTTTAGTGCTGGGAAAGACGCCAGGACCCTTGCCAATTTAAAAGTTGCTGCCATCGGAGTGGCCACCGCGGAATTAATTAAAACCTACGGTGTTTTGGTTGATTTGCTCCCCAAAGAGTTTAGGGCAGAGGGCCTTTTGGAAGCCCTTCTTGAGGAAGATCTTGCTGGGAAAAAGATTTTAATTCCAAGGGCCCTTGAGGCGCGAGAGATTCTTCCTCAAAAATTAAAAGAAGCCGGGGCGCATGTTTCTGTTGTGCCGGCTTATCAAACTGTTCTTCCCGAAGAAGAGGCAAAACGCTTAAAAGAAGAACTCAAAAAGGGCGTTCACCTCATCACCTTTACCAGTTCATCTACCGCGAAAAATCTCCTAAAAATGCTGGGGGATGATGCGTCCGCGCTTCTTAAAGGCGTGGTTTTGGCCTCAATTGGGCCAATTACCAGTGAGACCTTAAAGAAAGCGGGTTTCCCTCCCCAGATAGAAGCAAAAGAATACACTATTCCCGGGCTGGTTAAGGCTATTGTGGAATATTTCGCTTAAAGGCGGCCATAAACGATAAAATGCCGGTCTGTGACGATTTCTATTGCAAAATGCGCAAGGCCGGCTTGTTCAAGTTGAATTTTTATTTCTTCAGGGCGAAACCCTGCTAAAAGAGAGTGGTAAAAATCTCTTTTAAGTACTTCAGGTTCGTCTGCGGCATATTTTTCGACTATTTCCTTAGCAGCTTCCTGGCTCTCGGGGCGCAAAAGATCCATCACAAACACGTAAGCTTTGGGTTTAGCTACTTTTTTGATGGTTTCCCACATTACCAGGGGCTCTGGCAAGTGGTGTAAAAGAGAATTTACGATAACGGCGTCAAATGATTTTTCAGGTAAATCAGCCTCTGGGATTTTTCCAAGGATTAGTTTGATGCGCTTAGTAAGGCCTTCTTTTTCAAGGCGCATTTGGCCATATTTGAGCATGGCAGGGGAGCCATCAAGACCAATGATGGTGCATTCTGGATAGGCTTTAGCAAAGCGCACACTTATATCTGCTGGGCCGCAACCAAGGTCTAAGACAGTACCGGCAAACTCGGGGCCAAACTTTTTCCTGAAAAGATCCACAAACATCTGGTGCGGTGCGGAAAAATCAGCCAGGGCATAGGCCTTGGCTTGTTCTTCATCAAGCATAAGCTCAGGCTCAAGAATCCGTTCCACATTTTCCTCCGTTTTTTGCAGGGTTTTATCCGGGAATAAAATCTTTGGCAAGTTTTAAGAAGACTGCAGCGAGTTGTGGAAAAATATTGTTTAAAGATTTTGCAAAACACCTGGGATCCGTTCCCATTTTTTTCGTTCCGAAAAATGGGAACGGATCCCCCTTAATAGGCAACAGGTGATAATTCACAAAAAAATTTATAAAAAACTTCTTCAGGAGGGGAGCCTGTTTTAAGGGCGCGATCAACCTGAGAAAGGGCCTTAAAAATAAGGGGGAAGTCTCCGGCATCAAACTTTTTCAGGATAGGGAGCATTTTAAAGGCGGCGTATGGATGAAGCTTTGCCAGAGGTTTAGGCGGGTTATCCGCAAATGTTCTTTTAATGGCTTGGCGATAATGTTCTTGAAACGAACGATAATCACGCGGAATTTTTTGGGCTTCAGGAAAAACTTCCTTTAGCAAGTAGATTCTTT
Encoded proteins:
- the cobA gene encoding uroporphyrinogen-III C-methyltransferase; this encodes MAGKVYLIGAGPGDPGLITEKARRLIARADVIVYDYLANPRFLALARNDAEKIYVGKKGGDHTLSQEGINRLLVEKAKQGKVVARLKGGDPFLFGRGGEEAEVLVEEGIPFEVVPGVTSAIAAPAYAGIPVTHREHTSTFTMVTGHEDPTKEGSAIDWEALARIGTIAFLMGMKNLPKICENLLRYGKSETTPVAVVRWGTTPKQQVVVGTLADIVRKVEEAKLGPPSIILVGEVVKLREKLNWFETKPLFAKRIVVTRTREQASQLLEMLEELGAECLEIPTIKIVPPPSFGPLEEAIADIDSYDWLIFTSVNGVKIFFERLFSAGKDARTLANLKVAAIGVATAELIKTYGVLVDLLPKEFRAEGLLEALLEEDLAGKKILIPRALEAREILPQKLKEAGAHVSVVPAYQTVLPEEEAKRLKEELKKGVHLITFTSSSTAKNLLKMLGDDASALLKGVVLASIGPITSETLKKAGFPPQIEAKEYTIPGLVKAIVEYFA
- a CDS encoding class I SAM-dependent methyltransferase; protein product: MERILEPELMLDEEQAKAYALADFSAPHQMFVDLFRKKFGPEFAGTVLDLGCGPADISVRFAKAYPECTIIGLDGSPAMLKYGQMRLEKEGLTKRIKLILGKIPEADLPEKSFDAVIVNSLLHHLPEPLVMWETIKKVAKPKAYVFVMDLLRPESQEAAKEIVEKYAADEPEVLKRDFYHSLLAGFRPEEIKIQLEQAGLAHFAIEIVTDRHFIVYGRL